The Pseudosulfitobacter pseudonitzschiae genome includes a region encoding these proteins:
- a CDS encoding DMT family transporter gives MADSDGDAARTRLIGVIFGLSAVVMWALYFVYAREAAQTGLLPIDVILLRYGVAGLILLPWLVRKGLGNLGGVGWGRGVVVAIVVGPLFLMFGAGGFLFAPLAHGAVIQPSTAALVATGVAILFLGEKLHAARIAGIAMVLGGIALISMTGTTASAPDAWKGHLMFMAAGGCWAAFTILLRLWQLGAIAATAAASVLSAAVVVPGVLMFGTLDRLAALPVDKLVVQIVVHGGMAGVLAMVAYARSVALLGVGLAALFPAVVPAVALILGIPLAGEVPTAPEWLGAVLATTGLAVALGGIPGLRRVGA, from the coding sequence TTGGCTGACAGTGACGGCGATGCCGCGCGCACACGGCTGATCGGTGTTATCTTTGGCCTGTCGGCTGTGGTGATGTGGGCGCTTTATTTTGTCTATGCCCGCGAGGCCGCGCAGACGGGTCTGCTGCCCATCGACGTCATCTTGTTGCGCTATGGCGTGGCGGGGCTGATTCTGTTGCCGTGGCTTGTCCGCAAGGGGCTGGGCAATCTGGGTGGCGTCGGCTGGGGGCGGGGTGTTGTGGTTGCGATCGTTGTCGGCCCGCTGTTCCTGATGTTCGGCGCAGGCGGGTTTCTGTTCGCGCCGCTGGCCCACGGCGCTGTGATACAACCCTCTACCGCAGCCTTGGTGGCCACGGGGGTTGCCATCCTGTTTCTGGGGGAAAAGCTGCATGCGGCGCGTATTGCCGGAATCGCGATGGTTCTGGGGGGCATCGCGCTGATCTCGATGACCGGCACCACCGCCAGTGCGCCTGATGCGTGGAAGGGCCATCTGATGTTCATGGCCGCAGGCGGCTGCTGGGCGGCGTTCACGATCCTGCTGCGTCTGTGGCAACTGGGTGCGATTGCTGCAACGGCGGCGGCCTCGGTACTGTCGGCGGCGGTTGTCGTGCCGGGCGTTCTGATGTTCGGAACGCTCGACCGTCTGGCCGCATTGCCCGTCGACAAGCTGGTGGTGCAAATTGTCGTTCACGGCGGGATGGCGGGCGTGCTGGCGATGGTTGCCTATGCGCGCTCGGTGGCACTCTTGGGTGTGGGGTTGGCGGCGCTGTTTCCCGCCGTGGTGCCCGCTGTGGCGCTGATATTGGGCATTCCGCTGGCAGGTGAGGTGCCAACAGCCCCCGAATGGCTGGGCGCCGTGCTGGCGACCACCGGCCTTGCCGTGGCGCTGGGCGGCATTCCGGGCTTGCGCCGTGTGGGCGCCTGA
- the lipA gene encoding lipoyl synthase, which produces MRDLKIPEQRHPEKARRPDNPQPKKPDWIRVKAPGGQGYADTRKIMRDNNLTTVCEEAGCPNVGECWSQGHATMMIMGEVCTRACTFCNIATGKPPEALDAFEPGRVAHAVEKLGLNHVVITSVDRDDVTDGGADHFAQTIRAIRHRSPATTIEILTPDFIRCDPSVLEVVVEARPDVFNHNLETVPGLYPEVRPGARYFHSLRLLQRVKELDPTMFTKSGIMVGLGEDRQSVMQVMEDMRAADIDFLTIGQYLQPTPKHHRVDRFVHPDEFAGYEKAAYGKGFLMVSATPLTRSSYHAGDDFARLRAARLAKFG; this is translated from the coding sequence ATGCGCGATCTGAAAATCCCCGAGCAACGCCACCCCGAAAAGGCGCGTCGCCCTGACAATCCGCAGCCGAAAAAACCGGACTGGATCCGCGTCAAGGCACCGGGCGGGCAGGGCTATGCCGACACGCGCAAGATCATGCGCGACAACAACCTGACCACGGTCTGCGAAGAGGCGGGCTGCCCCAATGTGGGCGAATGCTGGTCCCAAGGCCACGCTACCATGATGATCATGGGCGAGGTTTGCACCCGCGCCTGCACGTTCTGCAACATCGCCACCGGCAAACCCCCCGAGGCGCTGGATGCATTCGAGCCGGGCCGCGTGGCCCATGCGGTCGAAAAGCTGGGGCTGAACCATGTGGTTATCACCAGTGTGGACCGTGACGATGTGACCGACGGCGGGGCAGATCACTTTGCCCAGACCATCCGCGCCATCCGTCACCGCAGCCCCGCCACCACCATCGAGATCCTGACGCCGGACTTTATCCGCTGCGATCCTTCTGTGCTCGAGGTCGTGGTTGAAGCGCGCCCCGATGTGTTCAACCACAACCTTGAAACCGTACCCGGCCTCTACCCCGAGGTGCGCCCCGGTGCGCGCTATTTCCACAGTTTGCGTTTGTTGCAGCGGGTCAAGGAACTGGACCCCACGATGTTCACCAAATCGGGCATTATGGTCGGTCTGGGCGAGGACCGCCAATCGGTGATGCAGGTGATGGAAGACATGCGCGCTGCCGACATCGATTTTCTGACCATCGGCCAGTACCTGCAACCCACGCCGAAACACCACCGTGTTGACCGATTTGTGCACCCGGACGAGTTTGCGGGGTATGAAAAGGCCGCATATGGCAAAGGCTTCCTGATGGTCTCGGCCACGCCGCTGACACGCTCGTCCTATCACGCCGGTGACGACTTTGCGCGTCTGCGTGCTGCGCGGCTTGCCAAGTTTGGCTGA
- the katG gene encoding catalase/peroxidase HPI — translation MDGEMTCPFNSKKQVTNRDWWPDALNLKVLSQHSALVNPLGEEFDYAAAFGTLDLEAVKQDLFALMTDSQPWWPADYGHYGPLFIRMAWHSAGTYRSADGRGGASTGNQRFAPLNSWPDNGNLDKARRLLWPIKKKYGNALSWADLMILAGNCAIESMGGKVFGFGGGRADIYEPEEDIHWGAETEWLATSDKPGTRYSENRLLDNPLAAVQMGLIYVNPEGPDGNPDPIASGFDVRDTFSRMGMEDDETVALVAGGHTFGKAHGAGDPIYVGPEPEAGDMHQMGLGWLNSNETGVGAYATTSGIEGAWKPNPTTWDMGYFDVLFKYEWKLTKSPAGAHQWTPIDVEEADMVVDAHDPSKKHPPMMTTADMSMKMDEGFAAISRRFHADPELFADAFARAWFKLTHRDMGPKARYLGADVPAEDLIWQDPLPAATFAPLGDADITKLKSDILATGLSISELVSVAWASASTYRGSDHRGGANGARIRLAPQKDWTVNEPAQLSKVLNALEGVQSSFNSGDKGVSMADLIVLGGVAAIEKAATDAGHKIDVPFTPGRVDATQEQTDIDGMNLLEPMADGYRNYVADGITVKAEKLLIDRTQLLNLTAPEMTVLIGGLRVLGANYGDSKAGVMTDRPGQLTNDFFANLLDMNIRWSASNDEQSAFEGTDANSGKVVWTGTRADLAFGSHAQLRALAEIYGQDDAAPRFVKDFVAAWTKVMNADRFDLA, via the coding sequence ATGGACGGCGAAATGACCTGCCCCTTCAACAGCAAGAAACAAGTGACCAACCGCGATTGGTGGCCTGACGCGCTGAACCTCAAAGTGCTGAGCCAGCATTCGGCCTTGGTAAACCCGCTGGGGGAAGAGTTCGACTATGCTGCGGCCTTTGGCACGCTGGATCTGGAAGCGGTCAAGCAGGACCTGTTCGCGTTGATGACCGACAGCCAACCGTGGTGGCCTGCGGACTACGGGCACTATGGTCCGCTGTTCATCCGCATGGCGTGGCACAGTGCAGGCACCTACCGTTCGGCTGATGGCCGTGGCGGTGCATCGACCGGCAACCAGCGTTTCGCGCCGCTGAACTCGTGGCCCGACAACGGCAACCTGGACAAGGCGCGCCGCCTGCTGTGGCCGATCAAGAAGAAATACGGCAACGCCCTGTCCTGGGCTGACCTGATGATCCTCGCGGGCAACTGTGCCATCGAATCGATGGGCGGCAAGGTCTTTGGTTTTGGTGGCGGCCGTGCCGACATCTACGAACCCGAGGAAGACATCCACTGGGGTGCAGAAACTGAATGGCTGGCCACATCCGATAAACCCGGCACCCGCTACTCCGAAAACCGGCTGCTGGATAACCCGTTGGCCGCTGTGCAGATGGGTCTGATTTATGTGAACCCCGAAGGGCCTGACGGCAACCCCGATCCTATCGCATCGGGTTTCGACGTGCGCGACACGTTCAGCCGCATGGGCATGGAAGATGACGAGACCGTCGCACTGGTTGCGGGTGGTCACACCTTTGGCAAGGCACATGGCGCGGGCGATCCGATCTATGTCGGTCCTGAACCCGAAGCTGGCGACATGCACCAGATGGGTCTGGGCTGGTTGAACAGCAACGAAACCGGCGTTGGCGCATATGCCACCACTTCCGGCATCGAAGGCGCATGGAAGCCGAACCCGACCACATGGGACATGGGTTACTTTGACGTGTTGTTCAAATACGAATGGAAGCTGACCAAAAGCCCCGCAGGCGCGCATCAATGGACCCCCATTGACGTCGAAGAGGCCGATATGGTCGTCGACGCGCACGACCCAAGCAAGAAACACCCGCCGATGATGACCACGGCTGATATGTCGATGAAAATGGACGAAGGCTTTGCCGCCATCTCGCGCCGCTTTCACGCCGATCCCGAGTTGTTCGCCGACGCCTTTGCCCGCGCGTGGTTCAAACTGACCCACCGCGATATGGGCCCCAAGGCGCGCTATCTGGGCGCGGACGTTCCTGCCGAGGATCTGATCTGGCAAGACCCCCTGCCCGCCGCCACCTTTGCCCCTCTGGGGGATGCGGACATCACCAAGCTGAAGTCAGACATTCTGGCCACCGGTCTTTCGATCTCCGAACTGGTGTCGGTTGCTTGGGCCTCGGCCTCGACCTATCGCGGATCGGATCACCGTGGCGGTGCCAACGGCGCGCGCATCCGTCTGGCGCCCCAAAAAGACTGGACCGTCAACGAGCCTGCGCAGCTGTCCAAAGTGCTGAACGCGCTGGAAGGCGTGCAATCGTCATTCAACAGTGGCGACAAGGGCGTTTCGATGGCCGACCTGATCGTGCTGGGTGGTGTTGCCGCCATTGAAAAGGCTGCAACGGACGCTGGCCACAAGATCGACGTGCCCTTCACGCCGGGCCGTGTGGACGCGACGCAAGAGCAGACCGACATTGACGGTATGAACCTGCTGGAACCGATGGCCGACGGCTATCGCAATTATGTGGCTGACGGCATTACCGTGAAGGCGGAAAAGCTGCTGATCGACCGCACGCAGTTGCTGAACCTGACCGCACCGGAAATGACCGTTCTGATCGGTGGCCTGCGGGTTCTGGGCGCTAACTACGGCGACAGCAAAGCGGGCGTGATGACAGACCGCCCCGGACAGCTGACCAACGACTTCTTTGCCAACCTGCTGGATATGAACATCCGCTGGAGCGCATCGAACGACGAACAGTCGGCCTTTGAAGGGACAGACGCCAACAGCGGCAAAGTGGTCTGGACCGGTACCCGCGCCGATCTGGCCTTTGGCTCGCATGCACAGCTGCGCGCGCTGGCTGAAATCTACGGTCAGGACGACGCTGCACCGCGCTTTGTCAAAGACTTTGTCGCGGCGTGGACCAAGGTGATGAACGCCGATCGTTTCGACCTGGCGTAA
- a CDS encoding DUF6456 domain-containing protein, whose product MGMDQASDQRSLMAGAPAWVPEAAQAYLAHTEAGLTIRALARIAGCHASTVLRQVRRLESRRDDPLVDAALYNLGARFYRGARGGDAHGEGASEHKDDPEMNQPVRKSAFPQEDDLAQEACRVLRRMCEKGAVLAVAGDMQKAVVVRDGTTRTAVVDRAVAEAMALKDWIAPEGQGRIIRYRITAAGRLALTQMIRDAGEDEPVDGFAEARADFAGQHRQWGEREVREDGDGGAVRRMRYNLSESPLTALARRRDKDGEMFLSGDLVRAGERLREDFELANMGPNVTQNWDRFLTAGARGGHAPDGGFGTGPDAARARVSGALAELGPGLSDVVLRCCCYLEGLETAEKRLGWSARSGKIVLRIALMRLKRHYDEISGAGGGLIG is encoded by the coding sequence ATGGGGATGGACCAAGCTTCGGATCAACGATCACTGATGGCGGGTGCGCCCGCTTGGGTGCCAGAGGCAGCACAGGCCTATCTGGCGCATACCGAAGCGGGGCTGACCATTCGGGCGCTTGCCCGTATTGCGGGCTGTCACGCGTCAACCGTTTTGCGGCAGGTCCGGCGACTGGAGAGCCGCCGCGATGACCCGCTGGTGGATGCGGCTTTGTACAATCTGGGCGCGCGGTTCTATCGCGGTGCCCGCGGCGGCGACGCCCATGGCGAGGGCGCTTCAGAACATAAGGACGATCCAGAAATGAACCAACCAGTCAGAAAAAGCGCATTCCCTCAAGAAGATGACCTCGCGCAAGAGGCGTGCCGCGTGTTGCGGCGCATGTGCGAAAAGGGTGCAGTGTTGGCGGTGGCCGGTGACATGCAAAAGGCTGTGGTGGTGCGCGACGGCACCACACGCACGGCGGTGGTGGACCGCGCTGTCGCCGAGGCGATGGCGCTGAAAGACTGGATCGCACCAGAGGGACAGGGGCGCATCATCCGCTACCGTATCACGGCTGCGGGACGTCTGGCGCTGACACAGATGATACGCGACGCGGGCGAAGACGAACCGGTCGATGGCTTTGCTGAAGCGCGGGCGGATTTTGCAGGCCAGCACCGGCAATGGGGTGAAAGGGAAGTTCGCGAAGACGGTGACGGCGGAGCCGTACGCCGGATGCGCTATAACTTGTCGGAATCACCTCTGACGGCGCTGGCGCGGCGGCGCGACAAGGACGGCGAGATGTTTCTGAGCGGTGATCTGGTGCGCGCGGGCGAGCGGCTGCGCGAGGATTTCGAACTGGCCAATATGGGGCCGAATGTCACGCAGAATTGGGACCGGTTCCTGACGGCAGGCGCGCGCGGGGGCCATGCACCGGATGGCGGGTTTGGCACCGGACCGGATGCGGCCCGCGCACGGGTGTCCGGCGCACTGGCCGAACTCGGACCGGGGTTGTCGGATGTGGTCTTGCGCTGCTGTTGCTATCTGGAAGGGTTAGAGACTGCGGAAAAACGGCTGGGCTGGTCGGCACGTTCGGGCAAGATCGTGCTGCGCATCGCGTTGATGCGGCTCAAACGGCATTATGACGAAATTTCTGGCGCCGGTGGTGGGTTGATCGGATAA
- a CDS encoding DUF6477 family protein, whose translation MQDILSMLSAIHRPRLLMRAARFGAEDYRREVHLPRLLGYGMLPRYGAALIQLMEMETALNAQRKDDDAAYSLTRHIDVLIAIVAEARVMRTAQV comes from the coding sequence ATGCAAGATATTCTGTCGATGCTATCCGCCATCCACCGCCCGCGTCTGCTGATGCGGGCTGCCCGTTTCGGCGCCGAAGATTACCGCCGCGAGGTACATCTACCGCGCCTGCTGGGCTACGGCATGCTGCCCCGCTATGGCGCGGCGCTGATACAGTTGATGGAAATGGAAACGGCGCTGAATGCCCAGCGCAAGGACGATGATGCGGCCTATAGCCTGACCCGACACATCGACGTTCTGATCGCCATCGTTGCCGAGGCGCGGGTGATGCGCACCGCCCAAGTCTAG
- a CDS encoding trimethylamine methyltransferase family protein produces MTDTAATGRRGRGGGGAARRAERSAVSFETAKYIERNIPNFEILNEEALQIIEDNAETILAEIGVNFPDNPAALQRWRDAGAQVDGERVRIPKGLARELCKTAPSQYTQHARNPERNVVVGGRNLVLAPVYGPPFVRDAVGGRRYATLDDFQKFVKLAYMSKWLHHSGGTVCEPTDIPVNKRHLDMLYAHMTLSDKPFMGSVTEPSRAQDSVDMCGVLFGEDFVQQNTVMTSLININSPMTFDDVMMGALEVYAKNNQACIISPFIVGGAMAPVSVMGTLTQVLAEVLAGIAYSQLCRKGAPVIFGAFVTSIDMNSGAPTFGTPEAAHITYGAGQLARRMGLPFRSAGSFCGSKLPDAQAAYETSNSLNMGLLSGVNFMLHACGWLEGGLVSSFEKFVMDADQLGTLHHLAQGVAIDENAQAMDAIREVGPGGHYLGCAHTQANFKSAFWKSDLLDYKPFETWQDDGARDTQALATLRVEKMLNDYQQPAIDPAVVEALDAFVAKRKAAEPDSFM; encoded by the coding sequence ATGACGGATACAGCAGCAACTGGTCGGCGTGGACGCGGGGGCGGTGGTGCCGCACGGCGGGCCGAGCGCAGCGCGGTGTCGTTCGAGACAGCAAAGTATATCGAGCGCAATATTCCCAACTTTGAAATTCTGAACGAAGAAGCGTTGCAGATTATTGAAGATAACGCCGAAACGATTCTCGCCGAGATCGGCGTGAATTTCCCGGACAACCCCGCAGCCCTGCAACGGTGGCGCGATGCGGGTGCACAGGTTGATGGCGAGCGTGTGCGCATTCCCAAAGGACTGGCGCGCGAATTGTGCAAGACGGCACCATCCCAATACACCCAGCACGCCCGCAACCCCGAACGCAATGTTGTGGTCGGCGGGCGCAATCTGGTGTTGGCGCCGGTCTATGGCCCGCCGTTTGTGCGCGATGCCGTTGGGGGCCGTCGCTATGCGACGCTGGACGATTTTCAGAAGTTCGTGAAGCTGGCCTATATGTCGAAATGGCTGCACCACTCGGGTGGCACTGTCTGCGAGCCGACGGACATTCCGGTGAACAAACGTCACCTTGATATGCTGTACGCGCACATGACCCTGTCGGACAAACCGTTCATGGGGTCGGTCACCGAACCCAGCCGCGCGCAGGATTCGGTGGATATGTGCGGCGTGCTGTTCGGAGAGGACTTTGTTCAGCAAAATACCGTGATGACATCGCTGATCAACATCAACTCGCCCATGACCTTTGATGATGTGATGATGGGTGCGTTGGAGGTCTATGCCAAAAACAATCAGGCCTGCATCATCTCGCCCTTTATCGTGGGCGGTGCGATGGCGCCTGTTTCGGTGATGGGCACGCTGACGCAGGTTCTGGCCGAAGTGTTGGCGGGCATCGCCTATAGTCAGTTGTGTCGCAAAGGCGCGCCCGTGATCTTTGGCGCGTTCGTAACGTCGATTGACATGAACTCGGGTGCGCCGACCTTTGGCACGCCGGAGGCTGCGCATATCACCTATGGGGCGGGCCAGTTGGCGCGGCGCATGGGGCTGCCGTTCCGCTCGGCGGGGTCGTTCTGCGGCTCGAAACTGCCGGATGCGCAGGCGGCCTATGAAACATCGAACTCGCTGAACATGGGTTTGCTGTCGGGTGTGAACTTCATGCTGCACGCATGCGGATGGCTTGAGGGGGGTCTTGTGTCGTCGTTCGAGAAATTCGTGATGGATGCCGATCAGTTGGGCACCTTGCACCATCTGGCCCAAGGTGTGGCCATTGACGAGAACGCCCAAGCCATGGACGCGATCCGCGAAGTGGGGCCAGGCGGGCATTATCTGGGGTGCGCCCATACGCAAGCGAACTTTAAGTCGGCGTTCTGGAAGTCGGATTTGCTGGACTACAAACCCTTCGAGACATGGCAGGACGACGGCGCGCGCGACACGCAGGCGCTTGCCACTTTACGTGTCGAAAAGATGCTGAACGACTACCAGCAGCCCGCAATTGATCCTGCGGTTGTCGAGGCGCTGGATGCATTTGTGGCCAAACGCAAGGCCGCCGAACCCGATTCGTTCATGTAA
- the guaA gene encoding glutamine-hydrolyzing GMP synthase: MKQSSHDRLLIIDFGSQVTQLIARRLRELNVYCEIHPFNTVTDAFLADFAPKAVIFSGGPSSVFAEGAPMPPMSVFDLGVPILGICYGQQVMMHCLGGRVERGHGTAEFGRAYVSKGAKPLDWLNGWFLEDREQVWMSHGDHVSALAPGFEVYGTSPNAPFAITADTERNFFAVQFHPEVHHTPNGKTLYENFVKLAGFKGDWTMDAYREEAIQRIRDQVGDGKVICALSGGVDSSVAAVLIHEAIGEQLTCVYVDHGLMRKNESEQVVGMFREHYNLPLIHADESELFLGKLEGVSDPETKRKIIGGLFIDVFEKYAKQIGGADFLAQGTLYPDVIESVSFSGGPSVTIKSHHNVGGLPERMNMKLVEPLRELFKDEVRALGRELGLPDSFIGRHPFPGPGLAIRCPGEITRAKLDILREADAVYIDQIRKHGLYDEIWQAFVAILPVRTVGVMGDGRTYDFACALRAVTSVDGMTADYYPFTHDFLGETATRIINEVPGINRVTYDITSKPPGTIEWE; encoded by the coding sequence ATGAAACAAAGCTCCCATGACCGCCTTTTGATCATCGACTTCGGCAGCCAGGTAACGCAGCTGATCGCGCGTCGCCTACGCGAACTGAATGTCTATTGCGAAATCCACCCGTTCAACACAGTGACCGATGCCTTTCTGGCCGACTTTGCGCCAAAGGCCGTGATCTTTTCGGGTGGCCCGTCTTCGGTCTTTGCCGAAGGCGCGCCAATGCCACCGATGTCCGTCTTTGACCTTGGCGTACCGATTCTCGGTATCTGCTATGGCCAACAGGTGATGATGCATTGCCTTGGAGGCAGGGTCGAACGCGGCCACGGCACCGCCGAATTCGGGCGTGCCTATGTCTCCAAGGGGGCCAAGCCACTGGACTGGCTGAACGGCTGGTTCCTTGAGGACCGCGAACAGGTCTGGATGAGTCACGGTGATCATGTCAGCGCGCTCGCACCGGGCTTTGAGGTTTACGGCACCTCGCCCAATGCGCCCTTTGCCATCACGGCAGACACCGAGCGCAACTTTTTTGCCGTGCAATTCCACCCCGAGGTGCACCACACCCCCAACGGCAAGACGCTGTACGAGAATTTCGTCAAACTGGCAGGCTTCAAGGGCGACTGGACAATGGACGCCTACCGCGAGGAAGCCATCCAGCGTATCCGCGATCAGGTTGGCGACGGCAAGGTGATTTGCGCACTCTCCGGCGGCGTCGACAGCTCGGTTGCCGCCGTTCTGATCCACGAGGCCATCGGCGAACAGCTGACCTGCGTTTATGTCGATCACGGCTTGATGCGCAAAAACGAAAGCGAGCAGGTCGTGGGCATGTTCCGCGAACACTACAATCTGCCGCTGATCCACGCCGACGAATCCGAACTGTTCCTCGGCAAGCTCGAAGGTGTCAGCGATCCCGAGACCAAGCGCAAGATTATCGGCGGTCTGTTCATCGACGTCTTCGAGAAATACGCCAAGCAGATTGGCGGCGCGGATTTTCTGGCCCAAGGGACACTTTACCCCGATGTGATCGAAAGCGTGTCCTTCTCGGGCGGCCCCTCGGTCACCATCAAATCGCACCACAACGTCGGCGGCCTGCCCGAGCGTATGAACATGAAACTGGTCGAGCCGCTGCGCGAGCTGTTCAAGGACGAAGTGCGCGCCTTGGGTCGCGAATTGGGCCTGCCCGACAGCTTTATCGGGCGTCACCCCTTCCCCGGACCGGGTCTTGCAATCCGCTGCCCCGGCGAAATCACCCGCGCCAAGCTGGATATCCTGCGCGAGGCCGATGCCGTCTATATCGACCAGATCCGCAAACACGGGCTTTATGACGAAATCTGGCAGGCCTTTGTCGCAATCCTGCCGGTGCGCACTGTGGGCGTAATGGGCGACGGGCGTACCTATGATTTTGCCTGCGCGCTGCGCGCGGTGACATCCGTGGACGGCATGACCGCCGATTATTATCCCTTTACCCATGATTTTCTGGGCGAAACCGCCACGCGGATCATCAACGAAGTGCCGGGGATCAACCGGGTGACATATGACATCACCTCGAAACCTCCGGGCACCATCGAGTGGGAATAA
- a CDS encoding DMT family transporter yields MNPILKAALWMSGSIASFSAMAVAGREVAFELDTFEIMMYRSLVGVIIVCLVAGVTGTWRQVNTQQMGTHLFRNVAHFTGQNLWFYAVTAIPLAQVFALEFTSPIWVIVLSPLILGERLTLVRAIAALMGFAGILIVARPDVGAINAGVVTAASAAIFFALTIMFTKRLTRTQTITCILFWLTSMQLVMGLVMAGYDGDLMLPTAVTLPWLVLIGLAGLLAHFCLTNALKIAPATVVVPIDFIRLPTIAVVGMLLYSETVDIWVFIGAAVIFAGNYMNIWFETRRR; encoded by the coding sequence ATGAATCCCATCCTCAAGGCCGCGCTTTGGATGAGCGGATCTATTGCTTCGTTTTCCGCGATGGCTGTGGCAGGGCGCGAAGTGGCGTTCGAACTCGATACCTTTGAAATCATGATGTACCGCAGCCTTGTAGGCGTGATCATCGTCTGCCTTGTGGCGGGCGTGACCGGCACATGGCGGCAGGTCAACACCCAGCAGATGGGCACCCATCTTTTCCGCAACGTGGCACATTTTACGGGACAGAACCTGTGGTTCTATGCGGTCACCGCGATCCCCTTGGCACAGGTCTTTGCGCTCGAGTTCACCTCGCCCATCTGGGTGATCGTGCTTTCGCCGCTGATATTAGGCGAACGTCTGACACTGGTGCGCGCGATTGCGGCGCTGATGGGTTTTGCCGGTATCCTGATCGTCGCGCGCCCCGATGTGGGCGCGATCAATGCAGGTGTGGTAACCGCCGCCAGCGCCGCAATCTTTTTCGCGCTGACCATCATGTTTACCAAACGTCTGACCCGCACCCAGACGATCACCTGCATCCTGTTCTGGCTGACGTCGATGCAGCTGGTCATGGGGCTGGTGATGGCAGGATATGACGGCGATCTGATGCTGCCTACTGCGGTCACTCTGCCGTGGCTGGTGCTGATCGGGTTGGCCGGTCTGCTGGCGCATTTCTGCCTGACCAATGCGTTGAAAATTGCACCTGCCACAGTTGTGGTGCCCATCGACTTCATCCGCCTGCCGACCATCGCGGTTGTAGGGATGCTGTTGTATTCGGAAACCGTCGATATCTGGGTGTTTATTGGTGCCGCGGTGATCTTTGCGGGCAACTATATGAACATTTGGTTCGAAACGCGCCGCCGCTGA
- a CDS encoding DMT family transporter: protein MTDQKTISGRAWAEMLLLGAIWGGSFLSIRVALDEIGPLTAVAHRTGWAMLVLWGVVALRGISVPRDLRIWGAFMVMGLLNNVIPFGLMAWGQLHIASGLTSIFNAATAIFGVLAASLFFADERMTPRRALGVALGFAGVATAIGIDSLRSFDLQSLAQLAVLAGAASYALAGVWARKHLGGLHPLLAAAGMLTGSSLITLPLAWTVEGPITLALAPDTLLAIGYYAIVATAGAYLLYYRVLQMAGSSNLMIVTLLIPPVAITLGAWVRGETLGPQAYAGFALLALGLVVLDGRIWNRKKARAPHNQA, encoded by the coding sequence ATGACAGATCAAAAAACCATATCTGGCCGTGCATGGGCTGAAATGCTGCTGTTGGGCGCGATCTGGGGCGGTTCTTTTTTGTCGATCCGCGTGGCGCTGGACGAAATCGGGCCGCTGACTGCGGTGGCCCATCGCACCGGCTGGGCGATGCTGGTGCTGTGGGGCGTGGTGGCCCTGCGCGGAATCTCCGTGCCGCGCGATCTGCGAATCTGGGGAGCCTTTATGGTTATGGGCCTGCTGAACAACGTGATCCCCTTTGGCCTGATGGCGTGGGGGCAGTTGCACATCGCCAGCGGTCTGACCTCGATCTTTAACGCAGCGACTGCGATCTTTGGCGTTCTGGCCGCATCGCTGTTTTTCGCAGACGAACGCATGACCCCGCGACGCGCCTTGGGCGTGGCGCTGGGATTTGCAGGTGTGGCAACGGCCATAGGGATCGACAGCCTGCGCAGCTTTGATCTGCAAAGCCTCGCGCAACTGGCCGTTCTTGCAGGAGCTGCCAGCTATGCGCTGGCCGGTGTCTGGGCGCGCAAACATCTGGGCGGCTTGCATCCGTTGCTGGCCGCTGCGGGGATGCTGACAGGCTCGAGCCTGATCACCCTGCCGCTGGCATGGACGGTCGAGGGGCCGATCACGCTGGCTCTGGCCCCCGACACGCTGCTGGCCATCGGCTATTACGCCATCGTCGCCACTGCCGGTGCCTATCTGTTGTATTACCGCGTGCTACAAATGGCGGGCAGCAGCAATCTGATGATCGTCACGCTGCTGATCCCGCCCGTGGCCATCACCCTTGGCGCGTGGGTGCGCGGCGAAACGCTGGGGCCACAGGCCTATGCGGGTTTTGCGCTGCTGGCGTTGGGACTGGTGGTGCTGGATGGGCGTATCTGGAACCGGAAGAAGGCGCGCGCGCCGCATAACCAAGCGTAA